A segment of the Rhizoctonia solani chromosome 12, complete sequence genome:
ATTGCTGGTCAACTTGGTAGGCTCATCGCCGCTACTGTTTCCTGGTAAGTATCACAAATACTAGATACAGAACTgagagagagggagagaCGCGGTGTCGAATTGGCGATATCGCCGTAGTTGGAGTTGTACCGGCTAACGATGATCCGGCTTTACCGATAATCTGTGATATTAAGACGTATGCTTGTATTGGCTAGAGCAGGGTTAGTAAAATCTAGAGCTAAGCACCATGCTACTCACGTCGAACAATTTCCGCAAGACCTATAGAGCTTGCCGAACGACTGCACACAGTACGAGTCTATCTTCACAGTTCCGCCTCCGTTGTGTTGCACCACCTTGTTGCTGGCACTCTTAGCGCCTCCGCCGATGATGTTGGACTGTCCAGAGGTCTGCTTGATGGTGATGGCATCCTCGCACACGTCCTCGAACCAGACGTTGTACAGGTTGCAAGGTCCGAGGCAGTGAACAACTTCAGCCTGGTTGGCGCCGATTACGACGTTTCTGGCGCGTAGACCTAATAAGCGTGTGCGGTCAGAGCAGAAGGGAATGAGCGTGCTGGAGGGTTCCTCCGGATTGGATTAGGAAGACTGTGTCGGCATCGCCTCCTTCGGCCTGCTCTGTGCAAGCAACGGAGCCACGGTCAAAGCGAACATGCCCACCTGCAATATTACAAACGGTCAGAATTACGCATATAAACTACCCAAAGTAGCATTACCATCGAACGTTCCAGTAACAGTAATTGGTGAGCTCAAGCTCGATGTCTTGGGAGGAATTGGGAAGGTGCAGCTGGCAGCTCGCTTCACAAACGGTGGAGCATCAGCATCACGACGAACAAATTCATCTATGTGGCCTTGCGGAGCAGTGGAAGACGGAGCAGCAACAACCAGTGATGAAATAAATGCAGTAACAGCGATATAAAAGACAGCGTACATGGCAAGTGTCAAGGTGCAAAGGACAACCACTATGAGTAGTAAGTGTACTAGCAGACAACCAGGTAGCTGCTTGACTGTTTGCTCGACTACTGCTTAAGCTTATATACCGAAGACGATTGGAGAAAACGCACCTCTCCGGGCCGTGGCTTCCAAAAATACATTCTGTTCCCAAGTCCTACACGGTCCGTTAGTGTAGTACACAACATACTGCAACCTCCGGCTATACGAAAACGTTGGCGCATACGTTGATCTAGCGGGCCGGTAGCAAATAAAAAATCTGGTCACCTGTCATGTGTACCACCCAAGAGTTTCAAGAATACATAACTCAACCTCCCGCAAATCCATATTGGAATATGAGTTGATCGTTTGCTTATCACCAAGAAGATATCAAGGAATCATAGCCTTCCCTGTTACCGAGCTTTGATATACCCGCGATTGTCAACGTATCACCCCACCGTGAGGTCCAATTTGTCGCACTTAGCATTGGAAATCCTTCAAGCACTATATTGGAAAGGAAGAATCAGATGATCGCACCACGCTATCAAGGAAACATTCCCCAAAGCGGAGTTGGCACCCTGCACACTTATTTTCCTTCCCGTTTTCTCTAGCGATATTCTCTCCGCTCTATTAAGTACTCATTAAGAAACCGCAGCATGCATTGAAAGGCCTTAGATATAGTTCGTGAGCATGACGGTGACTGAAATTAGAATTACTTAGTAAAGATATAAATGAATATCATAAGGTCTTCTTGAACCAAGGGTCTTTATACATAAAGCCAGAACTTGCATACTAATTCATTATTCGTATTGTATACACTTCCCTTAACAAAAATGTTCCATTATGTGCTATCGCATAGTACCCTGCATGGAGCTTGCGATAGGAGGTCAGAAATTTTCATAATTTGGTCGTTTCGAGTCCCTCACTGGGTGAATGTATTGACGTTTCATCTTACGAATCGCTCTAGATCTATGTAACAGGGAACTTGTTTGAGATTTGATGTAGGCCAAGACAATCAACAGGAGAAATTGCCATGCAACAAACTTAGAACTTGCAGCTAAATAATTGCATTTTGTTAGTTGATGTAGACTCGGACCACTGAATGAGACAAAATGTGGACTTACTAAGAGTTGGAAGTATTACTTGTCAGCTTGGTAGGCTCGGCGCCGCTACTGTTACCTTGATATGTATCACAAATGCTCTTGACCGAGGATAATTTGAGGGAAGAAGTATCAAACTGGGCAACGTCCCCATAATTGGAATTAATGCCTGCCAAAACTGACCCGGAAGAACCGATGATCTGAGAGATCAGAACGGTACGTTTGTATTGCCTGGCGTCGAGTAATTCagtgtaaaaaaaaaagaattcAAACCAAACTCCCTTACGTCTTGCAGTTGCCACACGAGCGATATAGCTTGCCGAATGTTTGCACACAGTACGAGTCGATCTTCACAGTTCCGCCTCCGTTGTGCTGCACCACCTTGTCGCTGGCACTCTTAGCGCCTCCGCCAATGATGTTGGACTGTCCAGAGGTCTGCTtgatggtgatggcgtcctcACATACGTCCTCAAACCAGACATTGTATATGTTACAGGGACCAAGGCAGTGAACACCTTCAGCCTGGTTAGCACCGATCACCACGTTCCTTCAAAGCTGAATTCAATAAAATACAAATAGATCAATATGAAAACATACTGTAAGGTGGCACCAGATTGGAGCAAAAAAACGGCGTCGGAATCTCCTCCTTCGGTTTGTCCTTTGCATGCTCCGGACCCACGGTCGAATCTCACATTCCCACCTACGTACAGAATCCAACATAATTATaaaatgcgcatacatttaATCTAATTGCTGCCTACCGTCAAATTTTCCAGTGACCGTGATGGGTGCACTCAAACTCGATGTCTTTGGGGGCGAAGGGAACGTGCAACTTGCGGCGCGTCTGACAAACTGAGGAGCATCTGCATCACGGCGAACAAATTCATCTACATGAGTTTGTGTAGTAGAGGGAGATGGAGCTGCAGCAGTAGGGGCAACAAGAACTGTAGAAAGGGCGGTGAGAGCCAGGTAAAGAGCTGCAAGCATTGCAAGTGATGAAATCCAAGTCTAGAAATATCTCTAGGAGTAGTCAAAGTCAACCCAAGAGGTGAGTGATCAACTTGAGTCGCAGGAACTCTCTTTATACTACAAAACTGCTGGCTTGTGCCTTCTACCGGCCCGTCGTGTTTTTACTTTCGAATGCGATAGTAGGGTTCCCAAAGGTCCCATGGTATACTGTGTGCCTGGAAAACTGTTGCTATCGCTTCAGTTTTGTCTTTAGTGCGGCCCGTAAAGATAAAACTATCATGGTCAGCTGGGCAGTACCATTCATCATGAGCATACGAGAGATGGCCTTCTGGCTAAGCGATGGTACCGTTATATGTCGTTAAAGATGCTGATTTACGACACTTGATGGTCTTCGCGTATGCTACATCCAGGAAACAAGCATGCCAGCTCATAGAGGTGGTGATTTGATCCTAAATAGAAGTCAAAACACACGTTCAATAGAACTGAATATGGAGGTATCATTGGTATAGTCAACATTAGTATGCATCCAGTCCTGGTGACTTCAGGGAGGACGAGTTCTAGATTTTCTACCATATTTATCCCAAAACATTTGATTTCTCCGACAACATACTTCAATGGATCCCCCATCAGTGATCAGCACGGTTACGGGTGCCTTGGGTCACTGCGGTAAACACGCTCTGTACGTGGCCTCTCTTTGGCACTTGTGTTCAAGTCGGTCACTTTGGCCTTTCTCAAAAAATTCTCTCCACATCAATTGCCACTTTAATTTCACAGTAAAAATTACCCCGGATTTATTGGCACTCAGTTGAATTGGAGCCTCGATGAATGACATGAAAATCGACCGGGCTCGTCCACCCCAAAGGCCAAAGTGAAATAAACTCAGGCATTAACGAGGTCAGCTAGCATACATATAGGAACATTTTGGGCGCAGCCCAGTAATCACCACAAAGGCGTTTCGTTGAAGTGATTCAGCTGCTCTACACTGTGCAATAGTATAGAAGTTCCATGAGACTGACTAACTAATACAATCCGGCATTGTATTCGATCGTATTTGGTAATAAGAAGCTAAATTAGTGTCGATCAAATCACTAAAATCACCCAAATCACAATTGAAAAACATTTCATTCTATGCGATACATAAGGACACACACTTAAGCCAGTCATCGTACCAGTAAGCTTAATACACCGAGGGCACTTAGAACTTGCAACTAGAGAGTAGTATTACTTGATAAGTAACCCATTCGCGACCGTTGATTATAAGATAGGCTTACTAAGAATTGGCAGTGTTGCTTGTCAATTTGGTAGGCTCATCGCCGCTGCTGTTGCCCTTGTATGTGTCGCAGATGCTGCTTACTTTAGTAAGTTGGAGGGATCCAGTGTCGAACTGAGCAACATCTCCGTAGTTGGAGTTGATGCCAGCCAAGGAAGAGCCAGTATTACCAATGATCTGGGAGATCAAAACGGTGCGCTTGTATTGACTGATACCGGGTTAGCAGGATGAAAAATCCAGAGCAAGACCGTAAACTTACGTGGAGCAGTTGCCGCAAGACCTATAGAGCTTTCCAAACGACTGCACACAGTACGAGTCTATCTTCACAGTTCCGCCTCCGTTGTGCTGCACCACCTTGTCGCTTGCCCCCTTTGCGCCTCCGCCGACGATGTTGGACTGTCCAGAGGTCTGCTTGATGGTGATGGCATCCTCGCACACGTCCTCAAACCAGACGTTGTACAGGTTACAAGGCCCGAGGCAGTGAACACCTTCGGCCTGGTTGGCACCAATCACAACATTTCTGGCAGGTAGATGCAATCGGTATGAGTAGCTAGAGTAGGGAGAGAATAAACATACTGGAGGGTTCCTCCGGACTGGATGAGGAAGACTGCGTCAGCGTCGCCTCCCTCAGCCTGGTCTGTGCAAGCACCGGAGCCACGGTCAAACCGAACATTACCACCTTAAATATGACAATTAGATTATCAGTATGTACTCATTAACTTCAGAACCCATTGAAATCTCACCATCAAAGGTGCCAGTGACGGTGATAGGCTTGCTAAGGCTCGAAGTCTTAGGAGGGGAGGGGAAGGTACAACTAGCAGCGCGCTTGACAAACGGAGGAGCTTCAGCGTCGCGGCGAACAAACTCATCGACGTGTGTGGTGGTAGGCGAAGGTGCAGCTTGTACAGATTGGATGAAAATGCCAGTGGCGGCCGAGAGAACAGCGAGTGAGATGGCAACCATGTTGTAAGTGGACTGAGAGCTCTGAAAATGCTTGTGGAATCAGGTACTGAGGTCCACTGTAGATTGAATCTGTCGATTAAATACTCTAAGCTCTGCTAGTCGGACGGGTAGTTTATGGAGGTAAATTATCTGGTCTGACGGGCCGTTGAATCGGCATGACTGTAAGATAGCAGGCTTCAGGTGACCTTAAACGGCCCGTTCGGATTAATAGGAGATTTTCGAGACCTGTCGCTTTCCGGACTCACTGAGTGAATAGTTGATAGCTGATATGCCATCACAGACACCCGCGGTCATCACACCCAAGTAGAACCACAGGCCATCATGAAGTGCCCCATGGAGTCGCTGTACAAGGAAATAATCCAATGTGAAAATCATCGCTATGCGCGCGTGAGCTTCCAATCAAGAAAATTCTCGATAAGTCAGCGGCAAATGGCAAGAGCATGTCCTTCGCATCCGCTTAGCCGCTTTAGGAAGCAAGTTTCTTGTCGTCCGAGCGCAGACCAGCTCTGTACATGCCGCAGGAATGTTCGGAGGGACTCACATATACCATGAGAGAACTGACCTTTACATAGTACGCAGTGACCTATTTTTGACACACTGACGTTAGCTTTTGCGCTATATCGCATAACTATACCGTAACTTTAGGTCAAAACCCCTACTATACACGGACTGTCCGGAGAAGAGTGGCGAAAGAATGCCGCGCGGCCCGTGCATGAATATCGGATGAACCAAGGGGCGACTCTTCCGGCGTGCGCAGTCAAAGATGGGTCATATGGTATCTGTATCTTTAAACGTGTTGCCAAGATCagctgaagaggaagaaacTAGGAACACTCTGGGGTCGCCTAATTAGCGGCAGCGATAGCCACGTGAGATACACTGACACGCCTATCGCAGAGTGTAACGCATAGGTTACATGGTGTATCACACACAATGTTGCAAGATTAATCACACTGATTGGCTTCAGTAGCCATAACATCCCAGCCCTGTCCGTATATCGAAGACCGTTTGCGCGGGGGAGAAAACTTTGGTATTGGATCTGTTGTGGACTTAACGATCAATTCGTTCAAGTAGAGTTCATAAATCTCCCCAACTCTAGACTCAACACTTCCATTACGCCTTCCACCATCTAATCAGACCGTCAGACTCAGCATCATTGACACAACCTCACACTTAAAGGGTCTTCCGTGCCCCAGTTTTGTCGAATCTCCGATCAAGGGGCATGACGTGCTAGATTGTCCTGTATACTCCTTCCTGGTTGAACATGAGCCATCTAAAAGTCGACTCCTCTTTGATCTAGGCATCGCAAAAACTGGAGAAATGGCCCACAGATAGGTAGTTAACTTTGTCGGATCAAACACTTCTCGGACTAACACAGATGGAGTGGTTGAAAGGGCCAATACGTTTGGTTGGCACATTTCGGTGACAAAGGACGGAGCCGATATTTTGACTGAGCAGAACATTCGGCTAGACAGCATCAATACAATTATATGGTCTCATTGGCACTGGGACCGCACGGGCGACCCTTCTCCATTCCCCTCGTCTACTAGTCTTACAGTTGGACCGGGCTTTAAAGCTGCGATGCTTCCCGGATATCCCACAGACCCCAGCTCGTTCATCGCAGAGAGTGCTTACAAGGGCGGAGAGCTCGTCGGAATTTCGTTTGACCAATCTACTTTGGTGACGGAAGCTTTTACCTTCTTGATTCTCCCGGTCACACGATCAGGTATATATGTGGATTTGCACGGACCACCCTCGATACGTTCGTGCTCATGGATGGAGATGCATGCCATCACGGAGGTCAGCCACGTCCAACCAAGAACTTGCCCTTGTCCGAATATATTTCTCCTAATCCATTCCCCAACAAATTAAATGGAGCAATATGTCCAGGTGCACTTTTGCTTCCCATCCATCCGACTCATAATCCCACAGAGCCGTTCTATCGTGTGTCTAAATTACCTGGTGGTGCGGCTAAAACAGATCCTGTTGAGGCTCAGGAGAGCTTGGATAAAATGAAGGAAATGGACGGACATGATAATGTGCTTACTATCATAGCACACGACACCACATGGTTAGACGTGCTAAAGTTTTTCCCTGAGAACTTGAACGATTGGAAGACAGAGGGATATAAAGCACGGGGCATGAATTCTTGAAGGACTTTAGGGAAGCATTTTCAGGAAATCAAAAAGACACCACAATGCACGCGCCTTGAACATCGCTTTTGTAAATCCAGATGTATTTCATAGATACATTAATTTTAACGGACGGTTCAGGGGCTTAAGTGTATAACTTATGCCTTCGAATATGAAGACCAAAAGGAATACACACCACTATGTATGCCTATACCATTAAATGCACTTAAAACAGATATATTTTGGCCATCTGAGTTCCTGGGGAAAGTTATTCCACAATATCACACCTATATTTAGCCGTGGCTTATCCGTATTACATAATCTGGTATATCGCCACACCACCACAGAGTGACGTCATTAAGTATCACAGCCCGAAAGTATTCGACTCCCCTCATAGCACAACAATCCATATACAGGTATATTCCCGCAAATATATTAGTGATCATCAATAGATATGAACCTCCACTAGAGTGAGTAAGCATGGATAGGATCTCTTAGTCATGTTGCGGAACTTAGGTACTTAAATAGTGGCCGTATACTTACTCTCTACCAACGCGTTGACACACATCGTTTATTGAACCATGTCTCAACCTCGTTGTGcacctcctccccctccactACACATCCCGTCTTCTAGTGACACTGTCAAAATTAGCATTATTGACACCACCTCTCGCATCAAGGGCCCTCCTACCGGCGTGTTCTTTGAGCCTATAATCAAAGGGTTTGAAACCATAGACTGCCCTGCATTTGCCTTTTTGATAGAACATGAAAAAAGTAACTCCAAGCTTGTCTTTGACCTAGGAGTCTCCAAAGATTGGCGCAATGGTCCCCCAGTGAGTAAGTTTCTTTGCTCCTTCGAATTAGAACGAACATTCTCTAACAGCTAAATTATTGTAGTCGCCAACAGATCCCTTAAGCTCGGTTGGGATATATCGGCCCCGAAGAGCGTCTCCGAAATCTTGGTTGACCATGGTGTCTCTCTGGAAAGCATTAACACTGTAATATGGTCTCATTGGCACTGGGATCACACCGGTGATCCTCATCTCTTCCCATCCACCACCAGCCTGACCGTCGGCCCGGGTTTCAAATCTGAAATGCTCCCTGGTTATCCAACCAATCCTAAGTCCCCTTTCCTAGAGAGCGCATACAAAGATAGAGAGCTGGTTGAAATCTCGTTCAACGATGAGCGAGTGCTCGATATTGGGGGATTCCGAGCTCTCGATTACTTTGGTGACGGAAGCTTTTATTTACTTGACTCCCCGGGCCACGCAATCGGCCACTTGTGTGGACTCGCAAGGACTACTCCTGATACCTTCGTATTCATGGGCGCAGATATATGTCACCATGGCGGACAGATACGACCCACTAAATACGTCCCCCTACCGCATTCTGTTTCCCCAAATCCCTTTCCTGACCGAATAGGAAACTTAGAGTGCCCAGGGGCATTATTGCTCGCCATTCATCCCAAACACACTGCTGTCGAACCGTTTTACCAAGTAGCTGATCCACCGCAAGGGGGAGCGGCCAGCACCAATCCTGTTGAGGCCCAGAAGAGTGTAGAGAAACTGATAAGCATCGATTGTCATGAGAACGTCTTTACAGTCATTGCTCATGACAAAACCATGTTGGACGTGTTGGATTTTTTCCCTAAGCCGTTGAACGACTGGAAGTCTAGGGGGTATAAAGAGACGAGCATGTGGATGTTCTTAAAGGACTTTGGGGGCGCGTTACCATAAACTAGATATGTACAATTTGGTATACTACTAATGCAAGATCGAAACAAATGCTACACAATCTCGAATGCAACCAGGTCTAGTGCGAATACGAATCTAACGATTAAATGGTACTACGAAATGTTAGGATAATGCAAAAAGAAATGGGCAATCACAGCAATATCCGTGATTTCAAAATCTCTGTATTTTTCCCGACGTGAACCATGAAACTTGAGAACAACAATATTCCCAGCCCATGGGTGCGCGGCCCGATTTTGTGTAAGCGTGCGCACGGACTGATTAAGCTCACTTCCATCATTCATGAAAGAGCG
Coding sequences within it:
- a CDS encoding pectate lyase, producing MVAISLAVLSAATGIFIQSVQAAPSPTTTHVDEFVRRDAEAPPFVKRAASCTFPSPPKTSSLSKPITVTGTFDGGNVRFDRGSGACTDQAEGGDADAVFLIQSGGTLQNVVIGANQAEGVHCLGPCNLYNVWFEDVCEDAITIKQTSGQSNIVGGGAKGASDKVVQHNGGGTVKIDSYCVQSFGKLYRSCGNCSTQYKRTVLISQIIGNTGSSLAGINSNYGDVAQFDTGSLQLTKVSSICDTYKGNSSGDEPTKLTSNTANSYCKF
- a CDS encoding pectate lyase produces the protein MYAVFYIAVTAFISSLVVAAPSSTAPQGHIDEFVRRDADAPPFVKRAASCTFPIPPKTSSLSSPITVTGTFDGLRARNVVIGANQAEVVHCLGPCNLYNVWFEDVCEDAITIKQTSGQSNIIGGGAKSASNKVVQHNGGGTVKIDSYCVQSFGKLYRSCGNCSTQYKHTS
- a CDS encoding pectate lyase yields the protein MLAALYLALTALSTVLVAPTAAAPSPSTTQTHVDEFVRRDADAPQFVRRAASCTFPSPPKTSSLSAPITVTGKFDGGNVRFDRGSGACKGQTEGGDSDAVFLLQSGATLQNVVIGANQAEGVHCLGPCNIYNVWFEDVCEDAITIKQTSGQSNIIGGGAKSASDKVVQHNGGGTVKIDSYCVQTFGKLYRSCGNCKTQYKRTVLISQIIGSSGSVLAGINSNYGDVAQFDTSSLKLSSVKSICDTYQGNSSGAEPTKLTSNTSNSYCKF
- a CDS encoding metallo-beta-lactamase superfamily domain-containing protein → MSQPRCAPPPPPLHIPSSSDTVKISIIDTTSRIKGPPTGVFFEPIIKGFETIDCPAFAFLIEHEKSNSKLVFDLGVSKDWRNGPPVIANRSLKLGWDISAPKSVSEILVDHGVSLESINTVIWSHWHWDHTGDPHLFPSTTSLTVGPGFKSEMLPGYPTNPKSPFLESAYKDRELVEISFNDERVLDIGGFRALDYFGDGSFYLLDSPGHAIGHLCGLARTTPDTFVFMGADICHHGGQIRPTKYVPLPHSVSPNPFPDRIGNLECPGALLLAIHPKHTAVEPFYQVADPPQGGAASTNPVEAQKSVEKLISIDCHENVFTVIAHDKTMLDVLDFFPKPLNDWKSRGYKETSMWMFLKDFGGALP